A single window of Crassostrea angulata isolate pt1a10 chromosome 8, ASM2561291v2, whole genome shotgun sequence DNA harbors:
- the LOC128160841 gene encoding uncharacterized protein LOC128160841, with translation MYKLLGRTLAYPMQRQKALSHFHEPGSEKCEAFVENQKNVISFAGADNPLSNFFPCTIHVFGIHHRSAEHAFQYVKAIRCGDLSKATAIHAAETALDAKMISKTIQINDEFIDKQEKLMEEIVNAKYDLVEAFREILDKQEQSTLFAESVYDDFWGTGLNKAGTEHTDHRKWPGQNVLGQIFRKIVSTRRPAPPRRSESVPRNLQAASQRHISDMLSSIRKSNKRADKQASTMQDHSRSPLKSMRTNRRKNAGYKTPMLTLSEKNHWVRTMIVVSARS, from the coding sequence ATGTACAAACTGTTGGGGAGAACACTGGCGTACCCAATGCAGCGACAAAAAGCGTTGTCGCATTTTCATGAACCAGGATCAGAGAAGTGTGAGGCTTTTGTCGAAAACCAGAAGAACGTCATATCCTTTGCCGGTGCCGATAACCCATTATCGAATTTCTTTCCGTGTACCATACATGTTTTTGGAATCCATCATCGCTCCGCAGAACACGCTTTTCAATATGTTAAAGCCATTCGCTGCGGAGATCTCTCAAAGGCTACAGCTATACATGCAGCAGAAACGGCTCTAGACGCAAAAATGATTAGTAAAACAATCCAGATTAATGATGAATTCATTGATAAACAGGAAAAACTAATGGAAGAAATTGTGAATGCAAAGTATGATCTGGTTGAAGCTTTCCGGGAAATTCTGGACAAACAAGAACAATCAACACTCTTTGCTGAGAGTGTTTATGACGATTTCTGGGGAACAGGTCTAAACAAAGCCGGAACAGAACATACCGATCACAGAAAATGGCCTGGACAGAATGTGCTGGGGCAGATCTTTCGTAAGATCGTCAGTACGCGAAGGCCGGCGCCACCACGGAGATCTGAGTCTGTTCCTAGGAATCTACAGGCAGCCTCACAGCGTCATATCTCAGACATGTTAAGTTCGATTCGGAAATCCAACAAAAGAGCTGATAAGCAAGCGTCTACTATGCAAGACCACTCTCGGTCTCCGCTTAAATCTATGCGGACCAACAGGCGCAAAAATGCGGGCTACAAAACACCGATGTTAACTCTCTCGGAGAAAAACCACTGGGTACGGACTATGATAGTGGTTAGTGCGCGCTCTTAA